A window of Planctomycetia bacterium genomic DNA:
ATGCTCGACGTCGCTCAAGGCCGCGCGCCGCAGTTGGAATTCGACGATTCCGCGATTCGGTTTTCGCCGGATGGCGAGGTGCAGTACTTAGCAAAGGCTTGCCAATGACCGTTCTAGGCATCGATGTCGGAGGCGCAGCGTTGAAGGCGTCCGATGGTGCGCAGTATTCACGCTCCATGCCGTTTGAGCTTTGGAAACGCCCCCAAGACCTGACGGCGGCGCTGACGGAATTGACCGCCGCCGCGCCGGCTGTGGGCCGCGTGTTCGCGACCATGACGGGCGAGCTCGCCGATTGTTTTTCCACGAAGGCGGAAGGCGTGGCGCACATTTGCGCGGCGTTGGAGCAAGCATTTCCGGAACCAACGCTGCAAATCTATCGCACCGACGGGACGATTGTTTCCACCGAGGAGGCTTGCGACAAACCGCTGGCTGCAGCGGCCTCGAATTGGCACGTTTTGGCGCGGTTTGCCGGTCGCTATGCGGCCCAGGGCGCGGGGCTGCTGATCGATATCGGTTCCACGACCACCGACGTCGTGCCGCTACGGGACGGCATTCCCTGTCCGAGCGGTTGGACCGATTCGGAACGAATGATGTGCGGCGAACTGGTGTATACCGGCGTCGAACGCAGCCCGGTTTGCGCGATCGCCGGCGCAGTTCCCTATCGTGGCGGGCAATGCCCGACCGCGCAGGAGTTCTTCGCTACGGCCGGTGACGCGTATCGAATTCTGGGCGACTTGCCGGAAGACTCTGAATGTATCGCCACGGCTGACGGCCGCCCTGCGACCAAGACATTCGCGCGCGATCGGCTGGCACGCAGCATCTGCTCGGATCGCACGCTGTTCGACGACGACGATGCGCTCGCGGCCGCGAAAGCCATCGCCATCGCGCAGCAAGCGAAGATCGGCGTCGCGCTGCACGGATTGATCCGTCGCCTGGGCTCGCCGCCGAAAGCGATCGTGATTTCCGGGCAAGGGGAATTCCTGGCCCGCGCCGTGGTGCAAAAACTGCGTAGCGACGCCTCGGTCGTGTCACTCCACGAACAACTCGGCCCCGCGGCGTCGCGCGTTGCGCCGGCGTTTGCACTGGCCATTTTGGCCCGTGAATTGAACTGGTAGAAGGCGCCGCCCGTGTCGAAATATGTGCGCGTGATCAAGCTCGGTGGTAGCCTGCTCGACTGGCCCGGCCTGCGCGATGCATTGCACACTTGGCGCGCGAAGCAAGCGACGGCCGTCGACGTGTTGGTCGTCGGCGGCGGCCACGCGGCGGATTGGATACGCGATGCGGATCGCGTTCATGGCCTGGGCAATGACGCGGCGCACCGGCTCGCGATTCAGGCGATGCAGCTCAACGCGCAATTGGCAGAGACGCTGTGGCCCGACGCTCTCAGTCTAACGCGGCTCGACGCGGTGCGTGATCGAACGCTATTGCCAGGGCTTTTGGCGTTACAAGCCTGGCCAGCGCTCTCGGACGCGGAACAATCGCGGTTCGGCCAACCGTTGCCGCACTCCTGGAACGTCACCAGTGACAGCATCGCCGCTTGGGTGTCCGGCGCCGTCAACGCAGATGAATTGGTGCTGTTAAAATCTTCGCTGCCGCCGCACGAAACGATCGCCCAATGCGCCGTGGCAGAATACATCGACCGCTACTTTCCTGCCCTGGCTGTTGCCATTCCGCTCATCCGCGCTGTCGACCTGCGTTCGCCCGACTACGACGAACAAATGCTTCGCTGACAGACGCACTTCGGAGCACTCATCTGGCGGCCCGTCTCGTACGTCAGGCATCCACGTCGAAGCCAAGACACGTCGCGCCGGGTTGACTTCAATCTACATCCCAAATCCCTGCCAGCAAATTGCCTGACAGGTCGACGCGTTTTCCCGTCAGGCAATTTACTGGCATCGACTAGGGATGTTGCCGCAGCCGATTGTTGGGCAGGGTATTTCGCCTTCGAGCGGGGTGCCTGACCGACAGCTTTGCGCAATAAAAAGGCCGCGGGAGAAACATCCCGCGGCCAGGTGGATCATATGCTCAATGCTGAAATCAGTCCCACCACCAGTTGTTTTGACGGGCCTTGGCGGCGTCATCGCGGGCTGGGGCCATTTCTTCGCTGACCTTGTTCTCGTTGGCGATGAGCCAGGAATTGATCTGCACTCCGCCCGAAGCGCTGATGACGAAATTGCCGCCCTTTTTGACGAAGTTGGCTTGCGTCGGCACTTGCTTCGGGGCGTTCAATTGCGGCACTCGCACGGCGTTCGTGTCGAGTAGCACGTCCAGCGAGCAGTTCGATTTTTCGGCCAATTGCTCCTTGGAGATCAACGCGGCGGCCACGGCCATGTCCATCACGTTCCGCAGTTCGGCGAAGATGGGATCGGCGACCGAAAGTTTGTCGTAGGCTTTGGTCATATTGTCCGACCACTTTTGCGCCATGGCGCTGGCCTTGCCGGTGTGCGTGCGCGAGCCGTCGGCGGCGAAGAAATCGTCCTCGGTCATGGCCTTCACGCCGGCGCCGCGCAGTTCCCACGCCAGGCCGTCGTTGTCCTTCAAGAGCGGATCGTAGTTTGGCGCCAGCCACCAGCGCGGCGTCATGTTTTGCACGCCGCGGCTGCCGGCCTTGATCATTTGCAGGTAGTTCGGCAGTCCCTGCACAGGCGACGCTTCAAAGCCCATCGCCAGCCGCTTCATGCGATAGTCCGCGGCCACCAAAATGTGCGCGAAGGGGGTCGTCGGATCGATGCCGTTCACGCTCACGACTTGCGGGCCCAAACTCTCTTCGATACCGGCGACCGATGCGTTGATGTCCGCGCCGGCCGAGATGCCTGCGACAAATTGCTGCAGATTCCGCATTCCGTCTGCGGTCGGGTCGATCGAGCAACTCAGCCCGCCATTTGCTGCCGAACGCCCGGTGCGCATCGCCACGGCGAAGTCTTCCAACCGCATCACGGCCTTGCCCGTCGTTTCACCGACGATGTAGCCGGCGTCGTCGATCTTCCAACCTTCGGCCGGACCGGCGATCACGATGTCTTGTTGGTCCGGATAGACAAATACGTACTGAATGCGTTGTAAACCGGCCAGCAGTTGCAAGTCATCCGACAGCGGCGCGTCCGGCGATTTGGTGCGCTGAGCCGCAATCGCTGCTTGCAATCCTCGCAACGACACCTTGCGCAGCTTGCTGAACGGCTTCATGTCGTCTGACACGCCTTGCATCGCCTTTTCGCGAGCATCGTGCAAGCCGGTGAGTTGATCAACTTCGGCGTTGTTGAGCACGCCGTTGACGTCGATCGACACGCCACCGACAGCGCCGGTGCTGACGATGCCAATGCCGCCGCCGTTATTGTTGCCGCC
This region includes:
- a CDS encoding DUF1598 domain-containing protein, whose translation is MTAYFGRSIRFVAALTLLMLWAQDAGAQGGGGGNNNGGGIGIVSTGAVGGVSIDVNGVLNNAEVDQLTGLHDAREKAMQGVSDDMKPFSKLRKVSLRGLQAAIAAQRTKSPDAPLSDDLQLLAGLQRIQYVFVYPDQQDIVIAGPAEGWKIDDAGYIVGETTGKAVMRLEDFAVAMRTGRSAANGGLSCSIDPTADGMRNLQQFVAGISAGADINASVAGIEESLGPQVVSVNGIDPTTPFAHILVAADYRMKRLAMGFEASPVQGLPNYLQMIKAGSRGVQNMTPRWWLAPNYDPLLKDNDGLAWELRGAGVKAMTEDDFFAADGSRTHTGKASAMAQKWSDNMTKAYDKLSVADPIFAELRNVMDMAVAAALISKEQLAEKSNCSLDVLLDTNAVRVPQLNAPKQVPTQANFVKKGGNFVISASGGVQINSWLIANENKVSEEMAPARDDAAKARQNNWWWD
- a CDS encoding hydantoinase/oxoprolinase family protein, which gives rise to MTVLGIDVGGAALKASDGAQYSRSMPFELWKRPQDLTAALTELTAAAPAVGRVFATMTGELADCFSTKAEGVAHICAALEQAFPEPTLQIYRTDGTIVSTEEACDKPLAAAASNWHVLARFAGRYAAQGAGLLIDIGSTTTDVVPLRDGIPCPSGWTDSERMMCGELVYTGVERSPVCAIAGAVPYRGGQCPTAQEFFATAGDAYRILGDLPEDSECIATADGRPATKTFARDRLARSICSDRTLFDDDDALAAAKAIAIAQQAKIGVALHGLIRRLGSPPKAIVISGQGEFLARAVVQKLRSDASVVSLHEQLGPAASRVAPAFALAILARELNW